From Pseudomonas arsenicoxydans:
CAACCCGAACGGCATCGGCACCCGGCCGACGGTGCAACGCAACTATGAAGTGGTTGCCGCGCTGGCCAATGACATCCTTGGCAATCCGTTGAACCTGTCCATGGCCGACCCGGCCGGGATCGGCCAACACGTCGGCGGGCCGTTGAATGCAGCGGGCGGTACCCTGGTGTACAACTCGCGGGCTGTGAATATTCCTCAGGTCACGGTCAGTGATCCCCAGGACGGCACGACGTTTACCATTGGCGGGCAAAGCGGTCCGTTGCACGACCCGACCGCGATCCTGTATGTGCGCAAGTCAGACCTCGATCCGGTCACCGGCAAGCTCAAACCCGGTGTGCCTGTCGAACCGCTGGTGCTGCGCGCGACGGCGGGTGACTGCATCAACATCACCCTGGAAAATCGCCTGCCCAGCGTGATGCCGGACCTGACCCAGACCGCGACGGTGATGGGCATGGTCAAGCGCGATCGCAACGATGGCGAGGGCTCGACCACCTTCAGCAATAACCTGATGCGGCCGTCCAGCACCGTGGGCCTGCATGCACAATTGCTGGCGTACGACATCACCAAATCCGACGGCACCAACGTCGGCACCAACCCGATCCAGACCGTGCCGCCACGGGTGGGCAGCACCGGGGCATACCCGACCCGGACCTATCAGTACTACGCCGGGCACCTGGAGCGCGAAGGCAAGCCGATCTCGCAGCTGGGCCGCAGCGTCGACAACATCAACGCCACGGCTGTGGAGTTCGGCGGGTTGAATTTCACCCCGGCGGACGTGATCAAGCAGCCGCAAAAAGGCCTCGGGGGGGCGATGAGCATCCTGCCGATCGGCGCTACCTGGGTCGATGATGCACGCAAAGTCTCGGCGACCGTCACCGCCCCCGGGCAAACCACCTACCGCGATTTCGCGATGGTCTGGCAGAAGGCGCTGAACATGCGCTGGGCCAACGGTCGTCCGGTGGAAGGCATTGCCTCGGAAGCCGGTGTGCCGACGGATCCGCAGGACAACTCGAGCATGGCCATCAACTACAAGACCGAGCCGATGTGGTTCCGCTTCGGCCTGCCACCGGACGCGCCATTCGGCCACGCCGACGGTCATGGTTACGGCGATGTTCCCAACGCGCACATGGCCTTCAGCAACGCGCTGGTGGGTGGCGATCCACAAACGCCGGTGCTCTATGTGAAACCGGGGCAACCGTTCCGCACCCACATTCTGATGCCGACCGGTGGCAGCCGTGGGTCGACCTTCCAGCTCGATGGTCACGTCTGGTCGGTGAACCCGTTCCAGTCGGAGAAGAGCGATACCGGTGGTTATCCGATGGCCACCCCTGGCGTGGGGTCGGTGCGCTTCGGCTACAACCCGATGTCGATGTACATCGGCGCCCACGAAAGCATCCTGCCAGCGGCGCACTTCAGCTTCATGCACCCAAGCGCCGGCGGCAGCAACGCGATACCGGGCGACTACCTGTTCCGCGACTACGGCGCGTACGGCAACACCGCAGGGCTTTGGGGATTGTTGCGGGTGACCAACGAGCCCGAACCGGCGCCGGCGCCGTAAGACGAGGGATGGGGGCCGACACCGCTCCCACAAGGGATAAGGCAGACACAGATCTGTAAGGGGAGAGTCGTATGAACAGGACCATCAAAACCACCGTTGGCGTACTGGTCGTTGCGGTGGCGCTCATCAGCTTCGGCATCTGGCGCACCGCGCCGCCGAGCATGCTGAGCGAGGTTGCCCTGCCGGACACCTGGAGCGCTCAGAACCTCTCCCGTGACGGTGTGTCGGTGGCACTTGAGGTCAAGCCATTGGCCAAAGACGGCGTGTTGCGTGAAGGCGAGTTTGCCGACGTGCAGTTCCGGGTCACCGATAGTGCCTCGGGCCAGCCGTTGTCGGGGGTGAACCCCGGCGCCTGGCTCGACCCGGAAACCGTCGCCGCCGACCAGGCCCAGGGCCGTGAACAAAGCTGCAAGGCACGGGTCGGGGTTTTCCTCAAATCGAGTATCGGCGCACGGCCGATGCTCGACCTCAACAGCTACTTCCTGTTGGTGATGAGCCGCGACGCCAGCGTTTCGGTGGTCGATCCCTCGGTCTCGGTGGGTGGCATCACCAGCACCCTGGCACGCATCGACATCAAGCAGCCGCCGATGGATTGGGTCACCCCCAAGGACAACAAGCGGGTGTTCGTCTCCATGCCGACGGCCAATGAAATCGCGGTGATCGACAGCGCCCAATTCAAGTTGCTCGACTCGGTCGCCGCCGGCAGCAACCCGGTGCGCGTGGCGTTGCAACCGGACGAGCGCCTGCTGTGGGTGGGCAACAATGCCAAAACCGTCGAGGAATCCGGCGTCACGGTGATCGACGCCCGCAGCCTCAAGCCGCTCAAACACCTGGCCACCGGTGCCGGGCACCATGAAATCGCTTTCAGCAAAGACAGCCGTTACGCCTTCGTCAGTAACCGCGACGACGGCACCCTGAGCATTATCGAGATTGCCAGCCTGACCCTGAGCAAACAGCTCAAGACCGGTTCGCACCCGCTGTCGGTGGCGTACTCGCCGCTGTCCCAGGCGATTTATGTCGCCGATGGCCAGGACGGCACTGTCACCGTGGTCGACACCAGCAGCCTCGCCGTGCGCCGGGTGATCAAGATGAAGCTGGGCCTGGGCCCGATGGGTTTCAGCGCCGACGGGCGTTTCGGCATCGTCCTCAACACCCTGGAAAACCAGGTGGCGGTGATCGATGCGGCCACCGATTCGCTGATCCATGAACTGGACGTGTCCGCCGAACCCTACCAAGTGGTGTTCACCAAGGCTTATGCCTATGTGCGTGGTCTGGCATCGGCCAAGGTCACGATGATCAACCTGTCGTCACTCGGGGCAGGGCGCACGCCGATCAGCCAGGGTTTTGAAGCCGGGCCTCAGGCGCCACGGCTGGCTGGTGATTTGCCACTGGCCTCGAGCCTGGCGGTGTCGCGCGATGACAATGCGGTGTTCGTGGTCAACCCGGTGGACAACACCACCTATTTCTACGCCGAAGGCATGAACGCGCCGATGTCCGGTTACCCCAATCGCGGGCAAGTGGCGCGTGCAGCGATGGTCATCGACCGCAGCCTGCGTGAAGTCGAGCCAGGGCTGTACAGCGCGCGGATCAAGCTGCCGGCAGCGGGGCGCTTCGACGTGGCGTTCCTGCTCAACCAGCCGAACATCATTCATTGCTTCACCGCGCTGGTAGAGCCGGACAAGAACCTTGAACAGCACGCAGGCGTGCCGAAAGTGGAGTTCATGCTCGACAAGTCCACCGCCGCCCTCGGCAGTCCCTATGTCGTGCGCTTTCGCATCGTCGAAGGCAAGCAGAAGGCGCAGCGCAGCGGGGTCAAGGATGTTCAGGTGCGCTATTTCCGCGCCCCGACGTCCCGAGCCCAGCAAGTCGCCGCGCTGGAAGTGGGCAACGGCATTTACGAAGCCCCGGTGAACCTCGACCAGGACGGCGCCTGGTACCTGCACGTGCGGGCGTCGTCCCTGGGCGCGAATTTCGATGACACGACCTTTGCCAGCGTTCGGGTGTTGCCCGGCGATGTCCACTGAAGAGGAAACCGACATGAAGCGATTCGCACACCGTGGACTGCTGACGTTCTGCCTGCTGGCGGCCGGTATCGGTCAAGCCCTGGCGCACTCGGCGGATGAGCATTCCGGGCATGACATGCCGGCCAAGAGCGCCACGTCGGAAAGCGCCCAGGTCAAATTCGCCGACGTCGCGCTGGTGGACCAGAACGGTAAACCGGTGCGTCTTGAAAAGGACCTGGTGACCAACAAGATCGTGGTCATGAGCTTCATCTACACCAGCTGCACCACGGTGTGCCCGGTGGTGTCCTCGATCATGGGCAAGGTGCAGAAACAGCTCGGCGCGCGGGTTGGCGGTGAAGTGCAACTGGTGTCGATCAGCATCGACCCGCAGCGCGATGACGCCAAGCGTCTGAACGACTACGCGCGCAACTTCCAGCGCGGCCCGGGCTGGAGCTGGCTGACCGGCAGCGCGCAATCGATCACTGAAACCCTCAAGGGCCTCGGCACCTTCAGCGGCGACTTCAAAAGCCACCAGCCATTGATCCTCGTCGGCGACGGCAACAGCCGCCACTGGACCCGCTACTACGGCTTCACCGATCCGGCCGTGCTGACCCGCCAAGTCGAGAAACTCAGCGGCCAGCGCAACGCCCATGCCAAACACACCGCCATAGCCATGGAGCAACAGCCATGAAAGCGCTCGCGTTGATCTTCCTCACCATGTGTTTCTGCGTGATCAGCTTCCTCGCGTTTTCCCATGAAGAACACGCAGAGCCCGCGCCGGCTGTCGCCGCTGCACAACCGGCGACCGGCACTCATGATGCGAAAACCTGGTTTACCGACACACCGTTGCAGGACCAGAACGGCAACACCCTGCGCTTCTACAGCGATGCGCTGCAAAACCGTGTGGTGCTGCTCAACGTGATTTACACCAGTTGCACCGATGCCTGCCCGCTGATCACCCGCAAGCTCAAGGAAGTGCGTGAGTTGCTGGGCGACAAGGCCGATGGCATCACCTTTATTTCCCTTACCAGTGATCCGCTGCAGGACAGGCCAGCGGTGCTCAAGGCTTACACCTTGAAGCAGGGCGTCGATGGTCCTCACTGGCTTTTTCTTACCGGCGACAAGGCCCAAATGGACCTTGTACTGGGGCGCATCGGCCAGATCGTGCCGACCCCCGAGCAGCATTCAACACAGTTGATCGTGGGTGACGTGGCCAACAAACGCTGGAGCAAGATTCGTCCCGATGCGCCGGCTGCCGCCATTGCCCAGCGCTTGCAGTTGCTGACAATGCCCGTGGCCGGCCGTTGAGTCCGGGCCATGAAAACCTCCCTCGTCCTCGGCCTGCTCCTCCTTGGCGGCATCAGCCTTGCCGCCGATGCGCTGCCACTGAGCCCCAGCGAAAGCGCCGGTAAACGGCTGTACCGCGAAGGGGTGTCGGCGAGCGGTGAGCCGATCATGGCCAGGGTCGGTGCGGCGGATATGCTGCTGCCAGCCACCAGCCTGCCGTGCGCCAATTGTCATGGCGCCGACGGTCAGGGGCGGCCCGAGGGTGGGGTCAGGCCGCCGGACATCAGTTGGTCGCGTCTTACCAGCAGTTACGGTCAGCAGCAGGTCAATGGCCGCGATTACCCGGCCTACACCGAGGGCACATTGGCCCGTGCGATCCAGGAGGGACGCGACTCGGCCAACAATCGACTGGACCCGGCCATGCCGCGGTTTGTGTTGTCGATGAATGATCAGCGCAACCTCTCGGCCTACCTCAAACGTGTGGCCGATGACCGCGATCCCGGCCTGAGTGCCGACACTTTGCACCTGGGTACCTTGCTGCCGCGCCAGGGGCCGTTGAGTGAAGAGGGCGCCACGGTGGCGGCGGTGCTCAGGGGCTGCGTGGCGCGGATCAATGAGGCGGGGGGCATTCATGGCCGGCAATTACGCCTGACCATCCTCGACCCAGGGCCCGATCGTGCCAGTGCCGAGCAGGCGCTGGAGCGCTTGATCGGGCAGGAACAGGTGTTCGCCCTGATCGCGCCGTTGGCACCGGCGCTCGACACGGAACTGGTCGAGCGCCTGGAAAGCGCCGGGGTTCCGCTGATCGGGCCGCTCTCGCTGCAGGGCTCGCCCCAGGCCAGTCGGCAGATTTTCGAACCGCTGCCGGGCTTGCGTGAGCAACTGTTCGCCCTGGCCGACTACGCCACCAGCAGTTTGCGCGTGCTTCAGGGACCGACGCTGATCACTTACCCGGACGAGCCGAGCCAACGCCTGGCGGCGCAGACCCTCGGCCAATACCTGCAAGACCACGCCTGGCAGCAAGTACGGCTGCAAGCCTACAACTCCGCGCAGGACGAACTGCCGTTGGGCTCGCGCTCGGTGTTCTACCTGGGCAGCAGCGGCGGTTTCAGCCGACTGGCCGAGCGCTTGCAGACGGCGGGGCAGGTGCCGTACCTGTTCGCGGCGTCGAATCAGGTCGCTGGCGATCTGTTTCAGGTGCCCAGTGATTTTTCCCGGCGGGTGTTTCTGGCGTATCCGTTCGTGCCCAGTGACTGGACGCTGGCCGGACGCCTGGCGTTGACGCAATTGCGCGAACATCAGGGGCTTGGCGGTGAGCACGCGGTGCTGCAAGTCGGTGCCTACAGTTCGATGCTGCTGTTGAGTGAAGGCATGAAGCAGGCCGGGCGCGACGCCAGCCGCGAGAAGCTGATCAACGCCCTGGAAGGCTTGCACGATTTCGACACAGGGCTGACCCCGCTGATCAGCTTCGGACCGGGGCGCCGGCTGGGCTTGAACGGTGCCCATATCGTCACCGTCGATTTACCCGACCAGCGCTTCTATCTGGTGGCCCCTTACAAACCCATTGCCGCGACACCCTGACCGGAGGCCTGACAATGAAACTCAAGGCTTTGTTGATCCTGCTCACGATGTGGGTCCCCGTGGCGTTGTGCAATAACGGTCCGGCTGCCGCGCGGGTCAATGGCGAGGAAATCTCCGAGTTCCGCCTGGAGCGCTATTTCGCTGAATTCCTGGAGGACCAGGGGCGGGCAGTGGCCAGCATTCGCAGTCCCAAGGCGTACAAGCAATTGCGCCAGAAAGCCCTGGACGCTCTGATCGACAAGGAGTTGCTGTGGCAGGAAGCGCTCAAGCGCGGGGTGGTGATCAGTGACGAGGTGGTGCAAACCCAGATCGACCAGACCCGCCGGGCCATCGGCGGTGCCGAGGTGTTCGCCCGCCGTCTTGCCGATGCCGGTTTCGACGAGGCCGGTTTTACCGAGTACACCCGCCGTGAGCTGGCCGCGCAGCAGGTGTTTGCCGATCTGGTCCGGGTGGCGGAGCCGGATGAACAGCAGGTCCGTGCTTTCTTTGAGGAACATCGCGCCGAAATGAGCCGCCCCGAACAGATCCAGGCACGGCATATTTTGATCAAGGTGCCTCAGGGAGCCGATGCCGCCACAGTTGAAGCCGCCCGACTACGCTTAGAAGAGATGCGTGTGAAAGTGACTCAGGGCGAGGACTTCGCCAGCGTGGCCCGGACCGGTTCCGAAGACGCGACGGCCACCGTTGGCGGGGATCTGGGCTATTTTCCTCGCGGACGCATGATGCCGGCGTTCGACGCCGCGGCGTTTGCCCTGGCCCCCGGCGAGGTCAGCGCACCGGTGCGTACCCCGTTGGGTTGGCATTTGATCTACCTACAGAACCACCAGGAGGCAGCCGATGTCTCAGAAGTTCAGGGGCTTGAAATGGTTCGGGCGTACCTTGCCCGACAGCAAAACGCTCAGGCTCGTCTCCAGGTTCTGGCGAAGCTTCGATCGAGCAATCGAATCGAGCGGATTGACGATGATTGAAGGTTTCCCCCCAAATGTGGGGAAAGCTTCAGGGGCAATTCCGAGTGCTTCCCCGCCTTTGGGGGATGGAGTTCCTGAGATAAAAGTTTTTTCCACGAAAATCAATAAGTTGTATCGGTCGAAAACCGGCGCTCAGCCTGGCATGAAGTGTGCGTTAGCCTAATCAAGGCGCGTACTCCCAGGCACGAATATCGGACCTGCGGTTTCAAGGAGTCCACCTTGTTAAACAAAGTACTGGTTGTTGAAGACGAACAGCTCCTTGCACAAAACCTCCAGGATTACCTGCAGGCGCAAGCGCTGAACGTCCGGATAGCGCACAACGGTTACGAAGCGATTGGCGAAGCCGAACGCTTTGAACCCGATGTGATGGTGTTCGATTACCGCTTGCCCGATATGGAAGGCTTTCAGGTGCTCGACGCCGTCCGCCAGAACAGGAAGTGTCATTTTGTGCTGATTACCGGGCACCCCACCGCTGAAGTCTGTGAGCGGGCCCGGGAACTGGGAGTCAGCCATATCCTGTTCAAACCGTTTCCGATGGCGGAATTGGCCCGAGCAGTCTGTGACCTTTTAGGGATGGAGCGCGAACGCCGGGCAGGCGCAAGCCAATCCGAGGGATTCGTCGAACGACGCCAGAGCAGGACCGAAAGTTTCCCGCTGCAGTTGTACGACGGCAGTTGGGTGCTGGCAGATCGTCGACGAAGCTCATCGACTTCCATGGCACCAGACGACGAACAATTGCTCACCGGGGAGTAGTGGCGCGACCAGCGGTTCCGGCCTCCACCGAAATTGCTCGCCGCGTCGACAGGGCTCAAAGCCCCCGGCGTTGGAGAGCAAGCCATGGACCGTCTATCCCTTGCCGTAGAACCGGCGCTGTTGGAATGTGTACCGTCCCGTTTTACCAGTGAGCAACTGGCCCAGGCCCGGGCCAGGGCAACCAGTTCCGGGGAACGGGTCCTCGAAGCCCTCGGGGTGTTGTGCGAACTGGCCCCCATGCCCTTCATCCAGTGCCTGGGCGCAACCCTGCATTATCCGGTGCTCGACACCGACACGCTGTTCAAGGCCACCCCGGTGTTCGACCGGGTCACCCTGGCCCAATGCCTCAAACGCGAATTCATCCTGCTGCGTCACGACGATGCGGTCATCGGCGTATTTGCCGACCCCTTCGATACCACGCGCCTGGCCTGGATCGATGACTGCCTGCACGGTGCTCCGCTGTACCTGGTGCATGCCGACGACCTCAAAGCCTATCTGGCTCGCCACGAAGAGAGCTTCCACGCGGTGGAATCGCTCAATGCCCAGGCTGACGCCAACGTCGAAACCGATACCCTGCAAAGCCTGTCCCTGACCAGCATCAGCGAAGATGCCAGCGTTGTCGTCAAACTGGTCAACTCGACCTTGTACGACGCGCTGAAAATGCATGCCAGCGACATCCACCTGGGCACCACCGGCAGCGGCCTGGTGATCAAGTACCGGATCGATGGCGTGCTCAACAACATCAGCAAGATCCAGGGCAGCGAGTTCGCCGAGCAGGTGATCTCCCGGGTCAAAGTCATGGCCGAACTCGACATCGGCGAAAAACGCGTGCCCCAGGACGGTCGCTTCAAGATCGGCATCAGCGGCCGGCAGATCGATTTTCGGGTGTCGATCATGCCGAGCATTTTTGGCGAAGACGCGGTGTTGCGGGTCCTCGACAAACAGGACCTGGCGGACAAGGTCAGTGGCGTGCAATTGCAGGCCCTGGGCTTTGAAGAAGAAACCCTGCGTGCGCTGCGCCGGCTCGCGGCCGAACCCTACGGCATGGTGCTGGTGACCGGCCCGACCGGTAGCGGCAAGACCACCACGCTGTACGCGATGATCACCGAGATCAACCACGGCGTGGACAAGATCATCACCATCGAAGACCCGGTTGAATACCAACTGCCGGGCGTCCTGCAAATTCCGGTCAATGAAAAGAAAGGCCTGACGTTCGCCCGTGGCCTGCGCTCGATCCTGCGCCATGACCCGGACAAGATCATGGTCGGTGAAATCCGCGACCCCGATACCGCGCAGATCGCCGTGCAGTCGGCACTGACTGGCCACCTGGTGTTCACCACCATTCACGCCAACAACGTGTTCGACGTGATCGGCCGGTTCACCCAGATGGAAATCGACCCCTACAGCCTCGTCTCGGCCCTCAACGCCGTGCTGGCCCAACGGCTGATCCGGCTGGTCTGCAGCAGTTGCAGCGCGCCGAGCAATCCGAGCGATGAAGAGCTGCGCCAATCCGGCCTCGACCCGCAAAACGTCGACCATTTCCACTTCGTCCATGGCAAAGGCTGCGGCCATTGCCGTGGCACTGGCTATCGCGGGCGTACCGCGATTGCCGAGCTGCTGCACCTGGACGATGAGCTGCGGCAGATGATCGTCGAGCGCCAACCCATTTCGAAAATCAAGGCACACGCGTGCAAACGTGGCTTGCGCCTGCTGCGCGAGTCGGCGCTGGAACTGGTTGCAGAGGGGCGGACCACGCTCGAGGAGATCAATCGTGTCACTTTTGTCTCGTGATCGTTATGTCGCCGTGCTCGGCGCCAGTGGTGTCGGCCTCGGTCAGCGCAAGGGCAGTGAAATCCTGTGGCTGGGCAGCGTCGGCTTTATCGACGAAGGCTTCCATGCCTGGGCCGTCGCCCTCGAAACCCTCGACCGCTTGCTGGGCGAACATGCCCCCGCCGGTGCCGAATTGAGCGTGGTGATCTCCGGTCACTTCAGCCGCTTCTGCCTGGTGCCCTGGAGCGAACAGATCAGCAGCCCCGACGAATTGCTCGGGTTTGCCCAGCTGTGTTTCGAAGACCTTTACGGCGCACCGACGCAACCCTGGAGCATGGTGCTGTCGGCTGAGCCTGCGGGTTACGACCGGATCGCCACCGCGCTGCCCGAAGACTTGCTGGCGCGCCTGCGCAGCCTGGTCAGCGGCCGCGGCCTGCGTCTGCGCTCGGTGCAACCGTACCTGATGGCGGCGTTCAACCACTTCGATAAAAGCCTCGATGCTGGCGACTTCCTGTTCGTGGTGGCTGAGCCGGTGCGCAGTGTTTTGCTGCTGGCGAGGGAAGGGCGCTGGACCTCGGTGCGCTCGGTCGGCAGCAACGACAGCGATGCCGCACTGAGTGCATTGATCGGCCGTGAAAGCCAGTTACAAGCCTCCACCAGCGAGCGGCCGCTGAACATTTACCTGCACGCGCCAGCTCGCATTGATGTGCAGCCTGACGTACCCGGTGTGCACCTGCGCACCCTCGAAGAGGACCGGACTGGCGTACGCGATAGTTTGTACGTCATGTCCCGGGCGGTGGCCTGACATGCGCGCCCTGACGCTCGACTTCCAGCCGCGCCGCCGCTCGGGCCCATTGGGCTGGAGCCTGCTGGCCGGCGGCGTGGTGTTGGTGATGAGCTGCTTTGTCGCGCAACAGCATGTCACCGAACAGGCCTCGCAACAGCAGGGCCATTTGCAGCACGCCCAACGCGTCCTCACTGGCGACACCGGCGCCACGTCCACCCTGACCCCGGCTGAAACCCGTGAGCAGGCGCAGAACCTGGCTGAAATGCGCAAAGTCTCGCAGCAACTGCGCCGGCCCTGGGAGCGCCTGTTCGCCATGCTCGAAGCCATGCCACGCGACAACATTGCCTTGCTGAGCCTGACCCCGGATGCCCGCAAAGGTCAGGTGCGCATCAGCGCCGAAGCGCGCGACCTGGAAGCGATGCTCGACTTCCACCGCCGCCTGGAAGCCAGCGATGAACTGTCGGATGTGTCGCTGCTCAGCCATGAAATTGTCGTGAAGTCCCCTGAACAACCGGTGCTATTCAACCTGTCGGCTAACTGGGAGATCGGCGATGCGAATCTCTAGATTGATCGTCCACGAATACCTGCAAGGCCTGGGTGTGCCCGGCGTGGCCGGATTGGCGATGCTGTTGCTGGCACTGGTCTGGGCCTTGGGTGGCCTGATGCCTGACTGGAGTTCGTTGCAAACCCTCACCCAGCAGACCCGCGAAGCCGGCGAGTACCTGGCCAAGGTCGAAGACGGCAGCGTCGCCGCCCCGGTGGTGCCGCAACGTCAGCTCGATGACTTCCGCAGCAAGTTACCGTCGCAGCCACAAGCCACCGTAGCCATCGACAAGATCTACGCGCTGGCGGCCCAGGAACACATCACCCTGGCCCGCGGTGAATACTCGCTGGGCGTCGACCCCAAGACCCACCTCGCGCGTTATCAGATTCTGCTGCCGGTGCGTGGCAGCTACCCGCAACTGCGGCGCTTCCTGCACGCCTTGCTCGGCCAGTTGCCGGCCGTGGTGGTAGAGGACGTGGAGTTCCAGCGTAAAAAAATCGCCGACACCGACCTGACCGGGCGGATCCGCATGACCCTTTACCTGTCGAGGTCATGATGAATACCAAACGCG
This genomic window contains:
- a CDS encoding GspMb/PilO family protein is translated as MRISRLIVHEYLQGLGVPGVAGLAMLLLALVWALGGLMPDWSSLQTLTQQTREAGEYLAKVEDGSVAAPVVPQRQLDDFRSKLPSQPQATVAIDKIYALAAQEHITLARGEYSLGVDPKTHLARYQILLPVRGSYPQLRRFLHALLGQLPAVVVEDVEFQRKKIADTDLTGRIRMTLYLSRS
- a CDS encoding YncE family protein, producing MNRTIKTTVGVLVVAVALISFGIWRTAPPSMLSEVALPDTWSAQNLSRDGVSVALEVKPLAKDGVLREGEFADVQFRVTDSASGQPLSGVNPGAWLDPETVAADQAQGREQSCKARVGVFLKSSIGARPMLDLNSYFLLVMSRDASVSVVDPSVSVGGITSTLARIDIKQPPMDWVTPKDNKRVFVSMPTANEIAVIDSAQFKLLDSVAAGSNPVRVALQPDERLLWVGNNAKTVEESGVTVIDARSLKPLKHLATGAGHHEIAFSKDSRYAFVSNRDDGTLSIIEIASLTLSKQLKTGSHPLSVAYSPLSQAIYVADGQDGTVTVVDTSSLAVRRVIKMKLGLGPMGFSADGRFGIVLNTLENQVAVIDAATDSLIHELDVSAEPYQVVFTKAYAYVRGLASAKVTMINLSSLGAGRTPISQGFEAGPQAPRLAGDLPLASSLAVSRDDNAVFVVNPVDNTTYFYAEGMNAPMSGYPNRGQVARAAMVIDRSLREVEPGLYSARIKLPAAGRFDVAFLLNQPNIIHCFTALVEPDKNLEQHAGVPKVEFMLDKSTAALGSPYVVRFRIVEGKQKAQRSGVKDVQVRYFRAPTSRAQQVAALEVGNGIYEAPVNLDQDGAWYLHVRASSLGANFDDTTFASVRVLPGDVH
- a CDS encoding PilN domain-containing protein; the encoded protein is MRALTLDFQPRRRSGPLGWSLLAGGVVLVMSCFVAQQHVTEQASQQQGHLQHAQRVLTGDTGATSTLTPAETREQAQNLAEMRKVSQQLRRPWERLFAMLEAMPRDNIALLSLTPDARKGQVRISAEARDLEAMLDFHRRLEASDELSDVSLLSHEIVVKSPEQPVLFNLSANWEIGDANL
- a CDS encoding response regulator is translated as MLNKVLVVEDEQLLAQNLQDYLQAQALNVRIAHNGYEAIGEAERFEPDVMVFDYRLPDMEGFQVLDAVRQNRKCHFVLITGHPTAEVCERARELGVSHILFKPFPMAELARAVCDLLGMERERRAGASQSEGFVERRQSRTESFPLQLYDGSWVLADRRRSSSTSMAPDDEQLLTGE
- a CDS encoding SCO family protein, which translates into the protein MKRFAHRGLLTFCLLAAGIGQALAHSADEHSGHDMPAKSATSESAQVKFADVALVDQNGKPVRLEKDLVTNKIVVMSFIYTSCTTVCPVVSSIMGKVQKQLGARVGGEVQLVSISIDPQRDDAKRLNDYARNFQRGPGWSWLTGSAQSITETLKGLGTFSGDFKSHQPLILVGDGNSRHWTRYYGFTDPAVLTRQVEKLSGQRNAHAKHTAIAMEQQP
- a CDS encoding SCO family protein, which translates into the protein MKALALIFLTMCFCVISFLAFSHEEHAEPAPAVAAAQPATGTHDAKTWFTDTPLQDQNGNTLRFYSDALQNRVVLLNVIYTSCTDACPLITRKLKEVRELLGDKADGITFISLTSDPLQDRPAVLKAYTLKQGVDGPHWLFLTGDKAQMDLVLGRIGQIVPTPEQHSTQLIVGDVANKRWSKIRPDAPAAAIAQRLQLLTMPVAGR
- a CDS encoding GspE/PulE family protein, with amino-acid sequence MDRLSLAVEPALLECVPSRFTSEQLAQARARATSSGERVLEALGVLCELAPMPFIQCLGATLHYPVLDTDTLFKATPVFDRVTLAQCLKREFILLRHDDAVIGVFADPFDTTRLAWIDDCLHGAPLYLVHADDLKAYLARHEESFHAVESLNAQADANVETDTLQSLSLTSISEDASVVVKLVNSTLYDALKMHASDIHLGTTGSGLVIKYRIDGVLNNISKIQGSEFAEQVISRVKVMAELDIGEKRVPQDGRFKIGISGRQIDFRVSIMPSIFGEDAVLRVLDKQDLADKVSGVQLQALGFEEETLRALRRLAAEPYGMVLVTGPTGSGKTTTLYAMITEINHGVDKIITIEDPVEYQLPGVLQIPVNEKKGLTFARGLRSILRHDPDKIMVGEIRDPDTAQIAVQSALTGHLVFTTIHANNVFDVIGRFTQMEIDPYSLVSALNAVLAQRLIRLVCSSCSAPSNPSDEELRQSGLDPQNVDHFHFVHGKGCGHCRGTGYRGRTAIAELLHLDDELRQMIVERQPISKIKAHACKRGLRLLRESALELVAEGRTTLEEINRVTFVS
- a CDS encoding peptidylprolyl isomerase translates to MKLKALLILLTMWVPVALCNNGPAAARVNGEEISEFRLERYFAEFLEDQGRAVASIRSPKAYKQLRQKALDALIDKELLWQEALKRGVVISDEVVQTQIDQTRRAIGGAEVFARRLADAGFDEAGFTEYTRRELAAQQVFADLVRVAEPDEQQVRAFFEEHRAEMSRPEQIQARHILIKVPQGADAATVEAARLRLEEMRVKVTQGEDFASVARTGSEDATATVGGDLGYFPRGRMMPAFDAAAFALAPGEVSAPVRTPLGWHLIYLQNHQEAADVSEVQGLEMVRAYLARQQNAQARLQVLAKLRSSNRIERIDDD
- a CDS encoding cytochrome c/ABC transporter substrate-binding protein, which translates into the protein MKTSLVLGLLLLGGISLAADALPLSPSESAGKRLYREGVSASGEPIMARVGAADMLLPATSLPCANCHGADGQGRPEGGVRPPDISWSRLTSSYGQQQVNGRDYPAYTEGTLARAIQEGRDSANNRLDPAMPRFVLSMNDQRNLSAYLKRVADDRDPGLSADTLHLGTLLPRQGPLSEEGATVAAVLRGCVARINEAGGIHGRQLRLTILDPGPDRASAEQALERLIGQEQVFALIAPLAPALDTELVERLESAGVPLIGPLSLQGSPQASRQIFEPLPGLREQLFALADYATSSLRVLQGPTLITYPDEPSQRLAAQTLGQYLQDHAWQQVRLQAYNSAQDELPLGSRSVFYLGSSGGFSRLAERLQTAGQVPYLFAASNQVAGDLFQVPSDFSRRVFLAYPFVPSDWTLAGRLALTQLREHQGLGGEHAVLQVGAYSSMLLLSEGMKQAGRDASREKLINALEGLHDFDTGLTPLISFGPGRRLGLNGAHIVTVDLPDQRFYLVAPYKPIAATP